In Glycine max cultivar Williams 82 chromosome 15, Glycine_max_v4.0, whole genome shotgun sequence, the DNA window AAGTAGTTGATTTATCCACAAATTATTCATAGTTCGATAATTTGAAGAGAAGTATTTCTCAAGGAAAATTGGGTGCAAAGGAGGAAGCTGAAGTGAAAAAGTTGACAAAACAATCAAAGTGGAGATGGATGAACTTCatattcattatttcattaagtTTGATTtggtgtgattttttttattaaatttatttttttatattatttgcaaCAAACTTCATcggttaaattaaataatagttaaatttaaaatttgttgatttGCAATTATTTTATGACGtctataaattattaatgcAGTTACCTTTAGATTATTTGTTCTTGTACTACTTTTATggcattaaatttaatttatatacatataaattaatttatatacgaTGGTATTCAATGGGCAAAAGAATGCACCAATTAATGACAATGCTGGATTgtgcaaaaataataatttttttccttaaaatattaAAGGGAAGAAGACACTatgtaaaaaagagaaaacacgagaaaatattacaagaaaatttgaattacgatttttttttatcaagcctATAAATTGTACTTCtctttttaccatttttttttatcgatataagcctgcaatttcattttatatgaataaattataaactataagaaaatttttccatttacattttaaaaaaactatactttaaaaataaattaatttttgcaacaatttaatattttaaaattaatttgaattttgggaCCAAATTATACTTTTCAGTAATTCATAAAACAAATGcacttcttttaaaaaaacaaatatacttaattttaataaattataggaAAACACCGTacttttcaataattaatagaataaaactattattgttattattatgtttaattcttataaatttcttattaattattacatatatataatattaaaaattatttttatcttgtataatttaataaatatcaataatCAAAACAATTCGCACGTGCATGACACAGAATATCAaactaataattatataatcagGTTATAATGACTTTTTTTTGGTACAGTGGTGATGATGACTTTAATGTTTACCTTAAAGAGGACAAAAAACTTTCCTtaccaaaatataaattaattccgTATATAAaaccaataaataaatcaaaatacaattaataggGTTGATATTTTATGCCGCAACAAGACAAATGATTGCATCAATCTGATCTGAGTAACTCGGCTAAGGACACctcaaaaaaactaaaaacgaaagtAAAGCTTGTGCAGTTGTGCTGTATCTGGGTACAGTTTAAGTACAGACCAATCCTCATATTCATTCAATTCAATGGctctctactccttcttctctccctctcttttATACCCTCCCTCACATATTCCCCGTCGACTTTTTTGTCCCAAGGCTTCCTTAAGCTCTTCCTCCCCTGAATCCAAAGCATCGCAGAGTGTTTCTTCTGCAACTTCCACCACCACTTCCCCTACCCCTTCGGTTGAGTCTAGGCCACCTGACCCCGCCTTCAACTATGCACTCACCAACCCTAACGGCAACCCAATCGTAAGGATTGTTCGAGCCACCGAGTCTTCCATTGAAAGGGTATTTCTCTACTTCTCTGTCTTAATTCTGAAACCGTATTTTATTTAACTTGGTTGAGTAGAGTGCACCTGTTGTTGTTGTAAATGGTTGGAGATCtgataagaaaaatgattattaataaCATGTCATATGGCACTGAACTCCTTATGCATGAATGTTGAGATCTTatactataatttatttatcagaAACCCGTTGTAGTTTGACAAGAATATAAGATTACGATTAAACATGCCAAAAGACAAAAgtaattatgattattgaaaGAACTTTCGTATGTGACTTTCTTCGGAAACATAACTTCTCTTAAATGGAAGATCAAGGTAAAAGCTTGCAAACTTCTACAAAATTTAAGTGATCAAAGTTTTTTCATTGGAGAAGAAGGGGATAGGTGACCTGATGGTAGAAGGTTCTTTAACATCGTCATCATATCAAGAGCTATGGAGAAGCATTAGGAATAGGAATGGGAAGGGGATAGGTGACCTGGTTCAATGAAGTTCCAAACATTTACTAAAAATCACGTTAGTTGCTATTTCAATGTGATTCTGGATGATCCAACATGAATCCAAATGCGCACACAAACTGACATTGATACAAGATTATAAGTATTTTGGAGCATGACAATATTTTCCCCTTTCATTATTGTCAAGATGGTTATAAACTGGTATATATTTGCTTTTCTAATTAAAAGCTTTTTCATTCCGTTGAGCAGGTCATTTTTGATTTCCGCTTCTTGGCATTACTTGCTGTTGGAGGGTCCTTGGCAGGGTCACTCTTGTGCTTTCTAAATGTATAGTCTCTCTCAATGGCCTACATCTTTAAAGCAGTCTGGTGCTACAATGCTAAATTGCTAATGTAGTGTTGAATCCTCTATGGGTGTCTATAGTATGCATCCGTACCTTATTGCATTTGCAAGTGGATCGGTCCACTACTTGAACCTGACTGACCTTTGGGTCACATGGTGACAATTCCAACGGTCCAACCGTTGCTACTGACTCCCCTTATCCCAACAACTTTAATCTAGTTATTTTATAGTTGTACTAACAGGTTATCACTACTggtatgaaatataaaattacttcttttttattttttttattgattcccCTGAAATGTCAGAAATTTAGGCCTCCATATATCTGACTTTGCTGGATCACTTCAGGGTTGTATTTATATTATTGATGCATACAAAGTCTATTGGTCAAGCTGTGTCAAAGGAGTTCACACTGGACAAATGGTTCTGCGGTTGGTTGAAGCAATTGGTAATTTATCACTTATCAGACATACTCTAACTACAATTTTCTATATTATCAAGacttaattttgtatttactcTACTTGGACCATGAAACCCATTGgaggaaaatgaaaggaaaaatcgGAGAACATATATATGTTactattttccttttaaattacCAAACTTATGTTAGCCCCTCTAATTTATTCGAAGAAAGATTTTCTCGTTCATCGTTAGAAAGAACATTTAAATCATCGTTAACCTACATATTTCCAAATATATAAAGGTATTATACCTCATGCAAATAGTATATTCATATTATGTTTTCATTGGGAAACTCTTTTGTACTTCCGATTTTGGTCTTAATATCATTTAAGATTATGTTTACTACTTGCACTTAGCCATTTTTTTCAGccaataaaatgcatgaatcaCTTGCTGCTGCAGATGTTTATCTTGCTGGTACAGTTATGTTGATTTTTGGTATGGGCTTATATGGATTGTTCATAAGCAATGTACCTCCTGATGTTCCACCTACCGTAGACCGTGCCCTTAAAGGATCCTCTTTGTTTGGAATGTTTGCTATGAAGGTAATTATACAACCCTAAAATAGTAATTAACTACCATACTTCTTCTATATTTATTAAGACCATTAAAATGACATATATTTAGCAAATtcaatcttttaatattttttttgaggtaaatcttttaatattttaaatatataaaatagccTGGAGAgtcttcatcttttttttttttaatgagataCAGTTATTTAATTGCATTAattcattattgttatttatgCTATGATAAATGAGAGTTGTCTTTCTTAACTTGTGCCTAATTGCAATTGTATGAAGAATTTTTATAcaacaatagaaattttagaatCATGTAACTTCAGTGTCTTTGTAGCTAATACAAGGAGAAAACCCTTTTGAACTCTAGGTTCTTTAGGTTGGATAGGAGACTTTATTAGGCTACCTCATTGGTTactcaataattttaattagtcttTATTATAACCATCAATCATTAAGAATTAAGGAAATATATGTTAGGATATGGGACATGGTTATGCCTTTTCTCTATGGAATGATATGATAGAAATGTATGATAGAAATGATGGGAGTAGGAAGGTGAtgagttttcagaaaattaacACCTTAACTTGAATTGTGCTTATTAGCTTCTTTTTTAACATTACATGGCTTGCTACAACTTATATCTTTATATAGGTTACATAGGTGATTTCTACACACTTCTATACTATTTAGTCCTAgagtcttctagactcatctatcATCTACCATTCATCTTTATAATGTTCTAGTTGCTTCTATGACTTTagataataagatatttttctacATCTATCAAGAAGTTTCTACACACTACAACATCTCCATAGGTATAGAATTCTCTAGATAATGGACCACCAATTATACATCTACATTTTTCTAGATTAATCTTCAACACTCCCCCTTAATCTAGAAAAGTTTTGAACTCCAAGCATGTTTCTAAATTTGATGAACTTCTCTGTTGCAATTGGCTTGGTGAAGATGTCTGCTAATTGTTCTTCAGTCTTGCAAAACTCCATTTTGATTTCTCCACGTTCCACGAGCTCTCTGATGAAGTGGTATCTAATCTCAATGTGCTTTGTATGGCTGTGGAATACTGGATTCTTAGTCATTGCAATAGCTGACATATTATCACAATGAATAACTGTTGGAGTCTTGCTGTACGTCTTGCAGAATTTTTCTGAGCCATGTTGCTTCATACGCAGCGCTTGTTGCAGCCatgtattctgcttctgctAATGATAAAGCAATTGTCATTTGCTTCTTTGACGCCCATGATATTGCTTTGTTGCCTAGAAGAAACACAtatccacttgtgctttttctatcatctGTGCTTCCTACCCAGTCGCTATCTGTATAACCTGTCAAGTTAAAGTCTCTATCTGCCTCTTACAAAATGCCAAAATC includes these proteins:
- the LOC100799451 gene encoding uncharacterized protein isoform X1; protein product: MALYSFFSPSLLYPPSHIPRRLFCPKASLSSSSPESKASQSVSSATSTTTSPTPSVESRPPDPAFNYALTNPNGNPIVRIVRATESSIERVIFDFRFLALLAVGGSLAGSLLCFLNGCIYIIDAYKVYWSSCVKGVHTGQMVLRLVEAIDVYLAGTVMLIFGMGLYGLFISNVPPDVPPTVDRALKGSSLFGMFAMKERPKWMKICSLDELKTKVGHVIVMILLVKMFERSKMVTIVTGLDLLCYSICIFLSSASLYILHNLHKSD
- the LOC100799451 gene encoding uncharacterized protein isoform X2 encodes the protein MALYSFFSPSLLYPPSHIPRRLFCPKASLSSSSPESKASQSVSSATSTTTSPTPSVESRPPDPAFNYALTNPNGNPIVRIVRATESSIERGCIYIIDAYKVYWSSCVKGVHTGQMVLRLVEAIDVYLAGTVMLIFGMGLYGLFISNVPPDVPPTVDRALKGSSLFGMFAMKERPKWMKICSLDELKTKVGHVIVMILLVKMFERSKMVTIVTGLDLLCYSICIFLSSASLYILHNLHKSD